Proteins found in one Miscanthus floridulus cultivar M001 chromosome 4, ASM1932011v1, whole genome shotgun sequence genomic segment:
- the LOC136552596 gene encoding alpha-amylase/trypsin inhibitor — protein MAASVTLVGSFLAALALLAVAGEAAVFTVVNQCSFTVWAASVPVGGGRQLNRGETWRITAPAGTTAARIWARTGCQFDASGRGSCRTGDCGGVLQCTGYGRAPNTLAEYALKQFNNLDFFDISLIDGFNVPMSFLPDGGSGCSRGPRCAVDVNARCPAELRQDGVCNNACPVFKQDVYCCVGSAANNCGPTNYSRYFKGQCPDAYSYPKDDATSTFTCPAGTNYKVVFCP, from the coding sequence ATGGCAGCTTCCGTGACGCTCGTCGGCAGCTTCCTCGCCGCCCTGGCCCTCCTCGCCGTGGCCGGCGAGGCGGCGGTCTTCACGGTGGTGAACCAGTGCTCCTTCACCGTGTGGGCCGCGTCCGTGCCGGTGGGCGGCGGGCGGCAGCTGAACCGCGGCGAGACGTGGCGGATCACGGCCCCCGCGGGCACGACGGCGGCGCGTATCTGGGCGCGCACGGGGTGCCAGTTCGACGCGAGCGGGCGCGGGAGCTGCCGCACGGGCGACTGCGGCGGGGTGCTGCAGTGCACGGGGTACGGGCGCGCCCCCAACACGCTGGCGGAGTACGCGCTGAAACAGTTCAACAACCTCGACTTCTTCGACATCTCCCTCATCGACGGCTTCAACGTGCCCATGAGCTTCCTCCCCGACGGCGGGTCCGGGTGCAGCCGCGGGCCCCGGTGCGCCGTGGACGTGAACGCGCGGTGCCCCGCCGAGCTGAGGCAGGACGGGGTGTGCAACAACGCGTGCCCCGTGTTCAAGCAGGACGTCTACTGCTGCGTCGGCTCGGCGGCCAACAACTGCGGGCCGACCAACTACTCGAGGTACTTCAAGGGGCAGTGTCCCGACGCGTACAGCTACCCCAAGGATGACGCCACCAGCACCTTCACCTGCCCCGCCGGAACCAACTACAAGGTCGTCTTCTGCCCGTGA
- the LOC136549073 gene encoding uncharacterized protein, producing MDIGTVYPNMKEFRLAMKQFAIDEEFELHLVKTDKKRYIADCNADDCPWHINRRTQPDGITVKVTALIALHTCTSSARRRTTTPSSAWVASKAIHHLRKDSTIGTKNMQKLLQDEHKCQIHYDTIWKGRQIALEELFGSWQQNFEMLFNWRAEVLQRSPGSVIEIDIKQVDGKFYFHRFFCALSPCIEGFLEGCRPYVNVDSTALNGRWNGHMAVATAIDGHNWMYPLAFVFIDGETIDNWTWFMSQLHKAIGHLPVLAICTDACKGLEKAVKDVFPQAEHRECFRHLMQNFIKRFGGDIFSKMYPAARTYRPQVFRYFLNQIVTASPDVLEWLQNHHKLLWMRSAFNPEIKCDYITNNLAESFNNWIKDWKDLPVAELADKIKEMIMTLWNKRCAISEKLHGRILPAVLQQLKARTRGLGNLTVVKVGAFAAEIHDTTSTHNRHVVKSHLHECTYVQWQHTGKPCQHALVLIIAQQSSEVKMEDFVHDYYSVERFKNAYKRLIEPLPDKTQWPKVVLDFVVHAPLAKRPAGKPRKLRIKGCLEGGSGGISKKDAKDAANQADKDAEIEAAKGKRQLIAEKRKCKRCGELGHGETSYKCKLNGTKKRKRKPKKNTTKYGPNAKVPTKRAKKQAKEPENPIVQPENATVEAENAIVQAENATVQALNETAIVPFVAQDSIVVTSPTKPNNEAILQDSPIRLTRSRLALLMGEGIDGQPTETDGSPSTTQGTPRKKRTTPKKLVPRKKTKKLSFS from the exons ATGGATATTGGCACAGTGTATCCAAACATGAAAGAGTTTAGACTGGCTATGAAGCAATTTGCAATCGATGAGGAGTTTGAACTGCACTTAGTCAAAACAGATAAGAAGAGATACATTGCTGATTGCAATGCAGATGATTGCCCTTGGCATATTAATAGGCGAACACAACCTGATGGGATAACCGTCAAG GTGACAGCTTTGATTGCTCTGCATACCTGTACTtctagcgcaaggaggaggacCACCACTCCATCAAGTGCCTGGGTGGcatcaaaggccattcatcacctCAGGAAGGATTCCACCATAGGCACCAAAAACATGCAGAAACTGCTACAAGATGAGCACAAGTGTCAGATTCATTATGACACCATATGGAAGGGAAGACAAATTGCCTTGGAGGAATTGTTTGGTAGCTGGCAACAAAACTTTGAAATGTTGTTCAATTGGAGGGCAGAGGTACTGCAGCGATCACCTGGAAGTGTCATTGAAATTGACATAAAGCAGGTAGATGGGAAATTCTACTTCCATAGATTTTTTTGTGCATTAAGTCCTTGCATTGAGGGTTTTTTGGAGGGTTGTAGGCCTTATGTTAACGTAGACTCAACAGCACTTAATGGTAGATGGAATGGGCATATGGCTGTAGCTACTGCTATAGATGGTCACAATTGGATGTATCCACTTGCTTTTGTGTTCATAGATGGTGAGACAATAGATAACTGGACATGGTTTATGAGTCAGCTACATAAGGCCATAGGACACCTACCAGTACTTGCTATTTGCACTGATGCATGCAAAGGGTTAGAAAAAGCAGTAAAAGATGTGTTCCCTCAAGCTGAACATAGAGAATGTTTTAGGCATCTAATGCAGAATTTTATTAAAAGATTTGGGGGAGATATTTTTTCAAAGATGTATCCTGCAGCAAGAACATATAGGCCTCAAGTATTCAGATATTTCTTGAACCAAATTGTCACAGCTAGCCCTGATGTATTGGAATGGCTTCAAAACCATCACAAATTGTTATGGATGAGAAGTGCCTTCAACCCTGAAATCAAGTGTGACTATATTACCAACAACCTTGCAGAGAGTTTCAATAATTGGATCAAAGATTGGAAAGACCTACCTGTAGCTGAGCTTGCTGACAAGATTAAAGAGATGATAATGACACTATGGAACAAGAGATGTGCAATTTCAGAGAAGCTTCATGGTAGGATCCTACCTGCAGTACTACAACAATTGAAAGCAAGGACTAGGGGTTTAGGAAACCTAACAGTTGTGAAGGTAGGTGCTTTTGCTGCAGAGATACATGACACAACCAGCACTCATAACAGGCATGTTGTCAAGTCACATTTGCATGAATGTACCTATGTTCAGTGGCAGCACACTGGAAAACCTTGTCAACATGCCTTGGTCCTCATAATAGCACAACAAAGTTCTGAAGTTAAGATGGAAGACTTTGTTCATGATTATTACTCAGTGGAAAGGTTCAAGAATGCTTATAAGAGACTGATAGAGCCACTTCCAGATAAGACCCAGTGGCCTAAAGTTGTGCTTGACTTTGTAGTTCACGCCCCTTTAGCTAAAAGACCTGCTGGAAAGCCCAGAAAACTGAGAATCAAAGGATGTCTGGAGGGGGGAAGTGGTGGCATTAGCAAAAAAGATGCAAAGGATGCTGCCAATCAGGCCGATAAGGATGCAGAAATTGAAGCTGCTAAGGGAAAAAGGCAACTAATTGCAGAGAAAAGGAAGTGCAAGCGGTGCGGTGAACTGGGTCATGGAGAAACTAGCTACAAGTGCAAGCTAAATGGGACAAAGAAAAG GAAAAGAAAGCCTAAGAAAAATACTACTAAATATGGGCCAAATGCTAAAGTCCCAACAAAAAGGGCAAAGAAGCAAGCCAAAGAGCCTGAAAACCCTATTGTGCAACCTGAGAATGCAACTGTGGAAGCTGAGAATGCAATTGTGCAAGCTGAGAATGCAACTGTGCAAGCCTTGAATGAAACCGCTATAGTCCCATTTGTTGCACAAGATTCAATTGTAGTAACCAGCCCCACCAAACCGAATAATGAAGCAATCTTGCAAGACAGCCCAATTAGACTGACAAGAAG CCGCTTGGCATTATTGATGGGAGAAGGCATAGATGGCCAACCTACTGAGACTGATGGGTCTCCCAGCACTACTCAAGGAACACCAAGAAAGAAGAGAACGACACCGAAGAAGTTGGTCCCAAGGAAAAAAACTAAGAAGCTGTCATTTTCGTAA
- the LOC136550321 gene encoding uncharacterized protein isoform X1 gives MACAAPPGPLPARRSTTAARVVFAVGPHPPRFYGRFKPSTGGAARSSLRVVASSSKADPVEERPPVAPLADVPVSSDASSPVEPQPQVSTGTWKWRGYNIRYQYAGTSGPALVLIHGFGANSGLHIPFFFSDHWRKNIPVLAVAHRVYAIDLIGYGYSDKPNPREIRENFYTFETWGEQLNTFCAEVVQSEAFFICNSIGGVVGLQAAVMEPKKCKGIVLLDISLRMLHSKKQPWFAKPFIKSFQSLLRNTVVGKLFFNAVATPESVKNILCQCYHDTSAVTDELVQIILQPGLDPGAVDVFLEFICYSGGPLPEELLPLVKCPVLVAWGEKDPWEPVELGRAYASFDTVEDFVVLPDVGHCPQDETPELVNPLVESFVQRHT, from the exons ATGGCTTGCGCGGCTCCTCCCGGCCCCCTCCCCGCTCGCCGCAGCACCACGGCGGCCCGCGTGGTCTTCGCCGTGGGGCCCCACCCGCCGCGATTCTACGGGCGTTTTAAACCCTCCACGGGAGGCGCGGCACGCTCCAGCCTGCGCGTCGTGGCATCTAGCTCCAAGGCGGACCCAGTAGAGGAGAGACCCCCAGTCGCGCCGCTCGCGGACGTTCCAGTCTCGTCCGACGCGTCCTCGCCGGTGGAGCCTCAGCCCCAAGTAAGCACCGG CACATGGAAATGGAGGGGCTACAACATTCGCTACCAGTACGCTGGGACATCAGGCCCTGCATTGGTTCTGATTCACGGGTTCGGGGCAAACAG TGGTCTACATATTCCTTTTTTTTTCAGTGACCATTGGCGGAAAAATATTCCTGTTCTAGCCGTGGCACACAGGGTATATGCGATAGATCTAATTGGTTATGGCTATTCTGATAAGCCTAATCCACGTGAGATCAGAGAGAACTTTTATACTTTTGAGACATGGGGAGAACAGCTGAATACATTCTGTGCTGAAGTGGTCCAGAGTGAAGCTTTCTTCATATGCAATTCAATTGGAG GGGTTGTTGGTCTGCAGGCAGCCGTTATGGAACCTAAAAAATGTAAAGGAATTGTTTTATTGGATATTTCATTAAGGATGCTTCATAGCAAAAAGCAACCATGGTTTGCAAAGCCTTTCATCAAATCTTTTCAAAGTCTCCTAAG GAACACTGTTGTTGGGAAGCTATTTTTTAATGCTGTCGCTACACCAGAATCTGTGAAAAATATTCTTTGCCAG TGCTATCATGACACATCTGCAGTGACAGATGAGCTAGTTCAGATTATTCTACAGCCTGGGCTTGATCCTGGCGCAGTGGATGTATTCCTTGAGTTCATCTGCTACTCTGGAGGACCTCTACCTGAAGAGTTACTTCCGTTGGTCAAG TGTCCAGTTTTGGTAGCATGGGGGGAGAAGGACCCATGGGAGCCTGTTGAGCTTGGAAGAGCCTATGCATCTTTTGATACAGTTGAAGATTTTGTTGTCTTGCCAGATGTTGGACACTGCCCTCAG GATGAAACACCTGAGCTTGTAAATCCACTTGTCGAATCATTTGTCCAGCGCCATACTTAG
- the LOC136552595 gene encoding hypothetical protein At1g04090-like — protein MRRSRLCLSCVPMGTAALPIEEHFVPPAGLPSVPASVSEDGGFAKGSIDLGGLEVRQVTTFAKVWSTTQGGQDGLGATFFKPSPVPAGFSVLGHYAQPNNRSLFGHVLVGRDTSGTGALLVAPVDYALVWSSPDAAGHFWLPTAPEGYKAVGVVVTAAADKPSPDEVRCVRADFTDACETEDSVLSSDKDGFSAATLRPAVRGIDARGVHAGTFLAQSSATPAGASTTLACLKNNSASYTSSMPDLAQVNSLLAAYAPHVYLHPNEPYLPSSVTWFFENGALLYQKGSQTPTPVAADGSNLPQGGGNDGGYWLDLPVDGNQRENVKKGDLAGAKVYVQAKPMLGGTVTDLAVWIFFPFNGPARAKVGLIPSIPLGKIGEHVGDWEHVTLRVSNFSGELLRMYFSQHSAGTWVDASRLEYLDGDGGNRPVAYASQHGHAFYPNAGTVLQGNTSLGIGIRNDCARGSRLDTGAGRCEVVSAEYLGIKEPAWLGFEREWGPREEYDIGREINRAARILPRSVRERLAKLVEKVLVGEGPTGPKMHGNWRNDEREA, from the exons ATGCGGAGGAGCAGGTTGTGCTTGTCCTGCGTGCCTATGGGGACGGCGGCGCTGCCCATTGAGGAGCACTTCGTTCCTCCGGCTGGGCTACCGTCGGTGCCCGCGTCAG TTTCAGAAGATGGAGGATTTGCCAAGGGCAGCATAGACCTTGGAGGCCTAGAGGTGCGCCAAGTCACCACATTTGCCAAGGTCTGGTCCACCACACAAGGCGGCCAAGACGGCCTCGGCGCCACCTTCTTCAAACCCTCGCCGGTCCCCGCCGGCTTCTCCGTGCTCGGCCACTACGCGCAGCCCAACAACCGGTCACTCTTCGGTCATGTCCTCGTCGGCCGGGACACGTCTGGCACCGGTGCACTCCTCGTCGCGCCAGTGGACTACGCCCTGGTCTGGTCCAGCCCGGACGCCGCCGGCCACTTCTGGCTCCCCACGGCGCCCGAAGGCTATAAGGCCGTCGGCGTGGTGGTCACGGCCGCGGCGGACAAGCCTTCACCCGACGAAGTCAGGTGCGTCCGCGCCGACTTCACCGACGCGTGCGAGACCGAGGACTCGGTGTTGAGCAGCGACAAGGATGGCTTCAGCGCGGCCACCCTGAGGCCGGCGGTCCGTGGCATCGACGCCCGTGGCGTGCACGCTGGCACGTTCCTCGCTCAGAGCAGCGCGACGCCGGCGGGCGCGTCGACGACGCTGGCGTGTCTGAAGAACAACAGCGCGAGCTACACGTCCTCCATGCCTGACCTGGCCCAGGTGAACTCCCTCCTCGCGGCCTACGCGCCGCACGTGTACCTGCACCCGAACGAGCCCTACCTCCCTTCGTCGGTGACGTGGTTTTTCGAGAACGGCGCGCTGCTGTACCAGAAGGGCAGCCAGACCCCGACGCCGGTGGCCGCCGACGGGTCCAACCTCCCGCAGGGCGGTGGCAACGACGGCGGGTACTGGCTCGACCTGCCGGTGGACGGTAACCAGAGAGAGAACGTCAAGAAGGGAGACCTCGCCGGCGCGAAGGTGTACGTGCAGGCGAAACCGATGCTCGGCGGGACGGTGACCGACCTCGCTGTGTGGATCTTCTTCCCGTTCAACGGGCCGGCGCGCGCCAAGGTCGGCCTCATCCCGTCGATCCCGCTCGGCAAGATCGGCGAGCACGTCGGCGACTGGGAGCACGTGACGCTGCGCGTGAGCAACTTCTCCGGCGAGCTGCTCCGGATGTACTTCTCGCAGCACAGCGCGGGCACCTGGGTGGACGCGTCGCGGCTGGAGTACCTCGACGGGGACGGCGGGAACAGGCCGGTGGCGTACGCGTCGCAGCACGGGCACGCGTTCTACCCGAACGCGGGGACGGTGCTGCAGGGAAACACGAGCCTGGGCATCGGGATCCGGAACGACTGCGCCAGGGGGAGCAGGCTGGACACCGGCGCCGGGCGGTGCGAAGTGGTGTCGGCGGAGTACCTCGGCATCAAGGAGCCGGCGTGGCTCGGCTTCGAGCGCGAGTGGGGGCCGCGGGAGGAGTACGACATCGGGCGCGAGATCAACCGCGCCGCGAGGATCCTGCCGCGTTCGGTGAGGGAGCGGCTAGCCAAGCTGGTGGAGAAGGTGCTCGTCGGGGAGGGGCCGACGGGCCCCAAGATGCATGGTAACTGGAGAAACGACGAGAGGGAAGCTTGA
- the LOC136550321 gene encoding uncharacterized protein isoform X2, translated as MACAAPPGPLPARRSTTAARVVFAVGPHPPRFYGRFKPSTGGAARSSLRVVASSSKADPVEERPPVAPLADVPVSSDASSPVEPQPQVSTGTWKWRGYNIRYQYAGTSGPALVLIHGFGANSDHWRKNIPVLAVAHRVYAIDLIGYGYSDKPNPREIRENFYTFETWGEQLNTFCAEVVQSEAFFICNSIGGVVGLQAAVMEPKKCKGIVLLDISLRMLHSKKQPWFAKPFIKSFQSLLRNTVVGKLFFNAVATPESVKNILCQCYHDTSAVTDELVQIILQPGLDPGAVDVFLEFICYSGGPLPEELLPLVKCPVLVAWGEKDPWEPVELGRAYASFDTVEDFVVLPDVGHCPQDETPELVNPLVESFVQRHT; from the exons ATGGCTTGCGCGGCTCCTCCCGGCCCCCTCCCCGCTCGCCGCAGCACCACGGCGGCCCGCGTGGTCTTCGCCGTGGGGCCCCACCCGCCGCGATTCTACGGGCGTTTTAAACCCTCCACGGGAGGCGCGGCACGCTCCAGCCTGCGCGTCGTGGCATCTAGCTCCAAGGCGGACCCAGTAGAGGAGAGACCCCCAGTCGCGCCGCTCGCGGACGTTCCAGTCTCGTCCGACGCGTCCTCGCCGGTGGAGCCTCAGCCCCAAGTAAGCACCGG CACATGGAAATGGAGGGGCTACAACATTCGCTACCAGTACGCTGGGACATCAGGCCCTGCATTGGTTCTGATTCACGGGTTCGGGGCAAACAG TGACCATTGGCGGAAAAATATTCCTGTTCTAGCCGTGGCACACAGGGTATATGCGATAGATCTAATTGGTTATGGCTATTCTGATAAGCCTAATCCACGTGAGATCAGAGAGAACTTTTATACTTTTGAGACATGGGGAGAACAGCTGAATACATTCTGTGCTGAAGTGGTCCAGAGTGAAGCTTTCTTCATATGCAATTCAATTGGAG GGGTTGTTGGTCTGCAGGCAGCCGTTATGGAACCTAAAAAATGTAAAGGAATTGTTTTATTGGATATTTCATTAAGGATGCTTCATAGCAAAAAGCAACCATGGTTTGCAAAGCCTTTCATCAAATCTTTTCAAAGTCTCCTAAG GAACACTGTTGTTGGGAAGCTATTTTTTAATGCTGTCGCTACACCAGAATCTGTGAAAAATATTCTTTGCCAG TGCTATCATGACACATCTGCAGTGACAGATGAGCTAGTTCAGATTATTCTACAGCCTGGGCTTGATCCTGGCGCAGTGGATGTATTCCTTGAGTTCATCTGCTACTCTGGAGGACCTCTACCTGAAGAGTTACTTCCGTTGGTCAAG TGTCCAGTTTTGGTAGCATGGGGGGAGAAGGACCCATGGGAGCCTGTTGAGCTTGGAAGAGCCTATGCATCTTTTGATACAGTTGAAGATTTTGTTGTCTTGCCAGATGTTGGACACTGCCCTCAG GATGAAACACCTGAGCTTGTAAATCCACTTGTCGAATCATTTGTCCAGCGCCATACTTAG